The Patescibacteria group bacterium genomic sequence AGAATTCAGAAATCAGGCATTTTGTTAGAGGCAAGAAGGAACAGGTTTCACCATAAAACACTTTCCAAAAACAAAGTTAAGGCTAAAGCCAAACACAGTTTAGCTATGGGAAAGCTGATTAGAAAACAGCTGAAATTTGGTTATTCTCCGGAAGAAGCAGTGGCAATGGCTAAAAGAATTCTGAAGGGGATTACCAGAAAATAGCAGTCATTTTAATTTCCAATTGCCAATTCGCAATTTACAATAAATATCGCGGTTTTCAATTTTCAAACATTCAAACTGGGGTGTTGGTCATTGAAAATTGAATGAAAATTGAAAATTGAGAACTGAATTTTCCCAAATGACTCTTTTAGAAACTATTAAATCCGATACTATAAACGCTCTTAAATCAGGCGATAAGTTTAAATATGAAGCTCTAAAGCTTTTACTTGCTTCTTTACAGAATAAAGAAATTGATAAACAGGGCAAAGCGGGATTAGAAGCGGTTTTAACAGACAAAGAAGTCCAGGAAGTGGTTTTATCAGAGATAAAAAAACGCCGCGAAGCTATTGAGGTTTATGAAAAAGCCGGGCGCCAAGATCTGGCTGAACAGGAGAAGAAAGAACTGGAGATAATTTCTGTTTACGCGCCAAAACAGCTTTCAGAAACAGAGATTAAAAAAGAACTCGAGGAACTGATTGCCCCTCTTGGGTCTGCGCCAAACGCAGCCGGCGCAGTTGAGATGGGCGTTTTAATGAAAGAGTGCGCCCAGAAATTTAAGGGCCGGGCCGATATGGGTTTGGTTTCAAAAATAGCCAAGGAATTGCTGGGCAGTTAAAGATATTAATATACTAATAGCCCGAAAGATGCTAATTCTTTTATTATCTTTGTATTATTAGCACAATTAGTATATTAGTATCGTTTTCATGATAGTTCTGGAAAATTTCAGTCATTATAAGGTAAAAAAAACCGAATTGCTAAAGACCATTAAGTCTGTTTTAAAACATCTGGAAGTTTGGCCCAGCTGGTGGCTTGAGGTTTATCTGGTTGATTATTCGCAGATGGAAGAACTTCATCGGCAACTGTTAAAAAAATCCGGTCCGACTACTGTTATCAGTTTGGGTTTACCGGATAATTTTTTTTTAGCTGGTCTTTCCGGCGGCGGGGAGGTTTATCTTTGTCCGGAAGAAATAAAAAAATCCGGTTTGTCTTTAGAATATTTCCTTATTCACGGTATTTTACACCTGGCCGGCTTTAACCATCAAACTCAAAAACAGGAAAAATTGATGCTTGCCAAAGAAGCAGAAATTTGTGCTAAAATAGGTTTATGAATTCTAACTTATTTTTTGTTTTAGATCTGGGCAGCCATTCGGTCAAAGGGGTTTTGGCTGATATTGATTTAAAGTCCAGAGTAGTTGAGATTATTGCCCGAGCTGAAGCAAAATCCTCTGGTATTAGACGGGGGATTATTTTTGATCCCGGCGATGCGGCCCAGTCAATTAGCGAGGTTTTGCGCCAGATAGAAGAAGTTAGCAAAAAAGAGATTAGCGAAGCAAATATTTTGCTTGGCGGGCCATGTTTAGAAACAAGATTTGCCAAGGGCAGTATTGTTGTTTCCCGGCCGGACGAAGAGATTGGCCCTGAAGACCAGCGAAGGATTTTAGAAACAGTTGAGGCGCTGCCATCGCCGCAAAACCGAACCGTGCTTCATGTGATTCCTCAATATTATATTATTGATGATATTGACAAAATCCGGGAAGTTATTGGGATGCAGGGCAGCCGTTTAACGCTTGAAGCAACAGTTATTGATATTTTTAGCCAAGCAATGATTGGCTTAAACAAGTCTTTGGGCATTGTTGGCTTAAAACCCAATCTTTTGATTGCCAATCCGTTAGCTTCTGCCAAGGCCTTAATCCCCAAGCGAGATAGGGAAGAGGGGGTTTGTGCGATTGATTTTGGCGCCGAAACCACTTCTTTGACGGTTTTTGAAGAAGATAATTTGGTTTATTTAGCGGTTATTCCTTTGGGCTCGCAAAACATTACCAATGATATTGCCAACGCTTTGCAGATTCATTTTGACAGCGCCGAAAGGATTAAGACCGGTTTTGGCCAGGCCCTGGCCTCAAAAGCAAGCAAAAAAGAAGAGATTGAGCTGTCCCGTTTTGTTGAAGGCGAAGAAGCAGTGGTGACGAAAAAGCATTTAGCCGAGATTATTGAAGCTCGGCTTTCCGAGATTCTTGGTTTTGTTAATGATGAACTGAAAAAATTAGGCAAAGCCGGGAAACTGCCAGCCGGAGCGGTCATCTATGGCGCCGGCGCGGAAATGCCTTATCTTAGCCAGCTGGTCAAAAAAGAACTAAAGTTATCAGTTAGAAAGGGCGGTTTGGACCATCATCGGAATTATTTCCCAGACGAAGTCCCGCCCCAGTATCTTAATGCTTATAGTTTAATTCTTTGGCAGCTAGAATCCTTTTTTGGCAGTCATCAAAGCTCTTATTTTGGT encodes the following:
- a CDS encoding GatB/YqeY domain-containing protein, whose protein sequence is MTLLETIKSDTINALKSGDKFKYEALKLLLASLQNKEIDKQGKAGLEAVLTDKEVQEVVLSEIKKRREAIEVYEKAGRQDLAEQEKKELEIISVYAPKQLSETEIKKELEELIAPLGSAPNAAGAVEMGVLMKECAQKFKGRADMGLVSKIAKELLGS
- the ybeY gene encoding rRNA maturation RNase YbeY, with amino-acid sequence MIVLENFSHYKVKKTELLKTIKSVLKHLEVWPSWWLEVYLVDYSQMEELHRQLLKKSGPTTVISLGLPDNFFLAGLSGGGEVYLCPEEIKKSGLSLEYFLIHGILHLAGFNHQTQKQEKLMLAKEAEICAKIGL
- the ftsA gene encoding cell division protein FtsA; the protein is MNSNLFFVLDLGSHSVKGVLADIDLKSRVVEIIARAEAKSSGIRRGIIFDPGDAAQSISEVLRQIEEVSKKEISEANILLGGPCLETRFAKGSIVVSRPDEEIGPEDQRRILETVEALPSPQNRTVLHVIPQYYIIDDIDKIREVIGMQGSRLTLEATVIDIFSQAMIGLNKSLGIVGLKPNLLIANPLASAKALIPKRDREEGVCAIDFGAETTSLTVFEEDNLVYLAVIPLGSQNITNDIANALQIHFDSAERIKTGFGQALASKASKKEEIELSRFVEGEEAVVTKKHLAEIIEARLSEILGFVNDELKKLGKAGKLPAGAVIYGAGAEMPYLSQLVKKELKLSVRKGGLDHHRNYFPDEVPPQYLNAYSLILWQLESFFGSHQSSYFGRGLFGFFKKLWESFIP